One stretch of Oryzias latipes chromosome 7, ASM223467v1 DNA includes these proteins:
- the LOC111947637 gene encoding golgin subfamily A member 6-like protein 22: protein MSLKEISQSTETILTQNSIMVSQMEKIGKNLSNMKDLESTCKNLKRERKAAAQKNKELLKSLETLNTQVQQQMKIQEKCEAERQTIAAFSENIRESKEEMVALRSKLWLDEELKLEQERVKQERKIMEKKSAVLKAELQKLQKKVGHQAVLEMDYKLEFNHFHALEEETAALKTELQKLQTEILERDQMREEFPAMVEEQYRLEELKKELQAELSQLREQPNDAIQLRMLHQRLSLELMQLRKETKDLQRRREGVQRSSEEVEELQSACQNLQTKTRKAFQINSDLTEEITRLENEISQLKIQEARGQEWTEEYNKQKAEADVLQLDYQELQKTKEQLTKSIKNMKALQSACQKHQAKNRKAVQINSDLSEEISRLEQEVSHHLDLEDRVCAAREESERMEKETVILQGKIQDLHLQMQQFQQQTEVLQQERQTLQNRRHQRDQMREEYSRMLEDICCLQDQQAGLDTEISRLKVEEIEAQEWMEEFKKQKAAADVLQLENQDLQKTKEDLTESIRNILTDQEETSLQEPSSSSSSGIQNDENVSSDEELQKTSDDEELQNLSDDEESVNSIKGTVSIKEMKVSVSSLTEEDQEKHVGDEECEEEEDENVSSDKELQNTSEDEEYEEECEEEYEGDEVEYEDISSDEELQNPSDDEESVNSIKGTVSINEMKVSVSSLTEEDQEKHEGDEECEEEDENVSSDEELQNTSEDEEYEGECEEEYEGDEVEYEDISSDEELQNKLDDEESVNSIKGTVSIKELKFSVSSLNEEDQEKNEGDEECEEEEEEKVSSDEELQNTSDDEELQNLSYDEESVNSIKGTVSIIEIKASVSSLTEEDQEKHGEDDEEEYEDISSDEELQNTSEDEEYEGECEEEYEGDEVEYEDISSDEELQNPSDDEELQNTSDDEESVNSIKGTVSIKEMKVSVSSLTEEDQEKDEDDEEYSDFDEEISDFDDQVEDLLVL, encoded by the coding sequence ATGTCTCTGAAAGAAATCAGCCAAAGTACGGAGACAATCCTGACCCAGAACTCCATCATGGTCAGCCAGATGGAAAAGATTGgcaaaaatctgtccaacatgAAAGATCTGGAGAGCACCTGCAAGAACCTGAAGAGGGAGAGGAAAGCTGCtgctcagaaaaacaaagagctgcTGAAATCCCTGGAGACCCTGAACACACAAgttcagcagcagatgaagatCCAGGAGAAATGTGAGGCAGAAAGACAGACAATCGCTGCCTTCTCTGAGAACATCCGTGAAAGCAAAGAGGAAATGGTGGCTCTGAGGTCCAAACTCTGGCTGGACGAAGAGCTGAAACTAGAGCAGGAGCGGGTGAAACAGGAGAGGAAAATCATGGAGAAGAAGTCTGCAGTTCTGAAAGCCgagctgcagaagctgcagaaaaaggtCGGCCACCAAGCCGTCCTGGAAATGGACTACAAACTGGAGTTCAACCATTTCCACGCTCTGGAAGAGGAGACCGCCGCTCTGAAAACGGAGCTTCAGAAGCTGCAGACAGAAATCCTGGAGCGAGACCAAATGAGAGAAGAGTTCCCCGCCATGGTTGAAGAACAATACCGTTTGGAGGAACTCAAGAAAGAGCTGCAGGCAGAGCTGTCCCAGCTGAGAGAGCAGCCCAACGACGCCATCCAGCTCCGCATGCTGCACCAGAGACTCAGCCTGGAGCTGATGCAGCTCAGAAAAGAAACCAAAGACCTGCAGAGGAGACGGGAAGGAGTCCAACGCTCCtctgaggaggtggaggagctgCAGTCTGCATGTCAGAATCTCCAAACTAAAACCAGGAAGGCGTTCCAGATCAACTCTGACCTCACAGAGGAAATCACcagactggaaaatgaaatcTCACAGCTGAAAATTCAAGAAGCTAGAGGTCAGGAGTGGACTGAAGAGTACAACAAGCAAAAGGCTGAAGCAGATGTTCTTCAGCTGGACTACCAAGAACTCCAGAAAACCAAGGAGCAGCTGACAAAGTCCATCAAGAACATGAAAGCTCTGCAGTCTGCATGTCAGAAACATCAAGCCAAAAACAGGAAGGCGGTCCAGATCAACTCTGACCTCTCAGAGGAAATCTCCAGACTGGAACAGGAAGTCAGTCATCATTTGGATTTGGAGGACAGAGTCTGTGCCGCCAGAGAGGAAAGTGAGAGGATGGAGAAGGAAACTGTCATCCTTCAAGGAAAAATCCAAGACCTGCACCTCCAGATGCAGCAGTTCCAGCAGCAAACGGAGGTTCTGCAGCAGGAACGTCAGACGCTGCAGAACCGACGCCACCAAAGAGACCAGATGAGGGAGGAGTACTCCAGAATGctggaggacatctgctgcctGCAGGACCAGCAGGCAGGTCTGGACACGGAAATCTCACGCCTGAAAGTGGAAGAGATTGAAGCTCAGGAGTGGATGGAAGAGTTCAAGAAGCAAAAGGCTGCAGCAGATGTTCTTCAGCTGGAGAACCAGGACCTCCAGAAAACCAAGGAGGACCTGACAGAGTCCATCAGGAACATCCTCACAGACCAGGAGGAAACAAGCCTCCAGGAgccttcatcctcctcttcatcaggcATCCAAAATGATGAGAATGTCAGTTCTGATGAAGAGCTCCAGAAGACTTCAGATGATGAAGAGCTCCAGAATCTCTCAGATGATGAAGAGTCTGTGAATTCCATTAAAGGAACAGTCTCCATCAAAGAAATGAAGGTTTCTGTCTCTTCACTGACTGAGGAAGATCAAGAGAAACATGTAGGGGATGAGgaatgtgaggaagaggaggatgagaatGTCAGTTCTGATAAAGAGCTCCAGAATACTTCAGAGGATGAGGAATATGAGGAAGAGTGTGAGGAGGAATATGAAGGGGATGAGGTAGAATATGAGGACATCAGCTCTGATGAAGAGCTCCAGAATCCATCAGATGATGAAGAGTCTGTGAACTCCATTAAAGGAACAGTCTCCATCAACGAAATGAAGGTTTCCGTCTCTTCACTGACTGAGGAAGATCAAGAGAAACATGAGGGGGATGAGGaatgtgaggaggaggatgagaatGTCAGTTCTGATGAAGAGCTCCAGAATACTTCAGAGGATGAGGAATATGAGGGAGAGTGTGAGGAGGAATATGAAGGGGATGAGGTAGAATATGAGGACATCAGTTCTGATGAAGAGCTCCAGAATAAATTGGACGATGAAGAGTCTGTGAATTCCATTAAAGGAACAGTCTCCATCAAAGAATTGAAGTTTTCTGTCTCTTCACTGAATGAGGAAGATCAAGAGAAAAATGAGGGGGATGAGgaatgtgaggaagaggaggaggagaaagtcAGTTCTGATGAAGAGCTCCAGAATACTTCAGATGATGAAGAGCTCCAGAATCTTTCATATGATGAAGAGTCTGTTAACTCCATTAAAGGAACAGTCTCCATCATTGAAATAAAAGCTTCCGTGTCTTCACTGACTGAGGAAGATCAAGAAAAACATGgggaagatgatgaagaggagtaTGAGGATATCAGTTCAGACGAAGAGCTCCAGAATACTTCAGAGGATGAGGAATATGAGGGAGAGTGTGAGGAGGAATATGAAGGGGATGAGGTAGAATATGAGGACATCAGCTCTGATGAAGAGCTCCAGAATCCTTCAGATGATGAAGAGCTCCAGAATACATCAGATGATGAAGAGTCTGTGAATTCCATTAAAGGAACAGTCTCCATCAAAGAAATGAAGGTTTCTGTCTCTTCACTGACTGAGGAAGATCAAGAGAaagatgaggatgatgaggaatATTCCGATTTTGATGAGGAGATTTCCGACTTTGATGATCAGGTTGAGGATCTGCTGGTTCTGTAA